The following proteins come from a genomic window of Miscanthus floridulus cultivar M001 chromosome 2, ASM1932011v1, whole genome shotgun sequence:
- the LOC136538283 gene encoding probable N-acetyl-gamma-glutamyl-phosphate reductase, chloroplastic isoform X3 — protein sequence MAFTTLGSCGAASVRLVPQNRILGSNSKSFTGIVLKKPQQVGALPLHVRGSIASSPRKLFSPKAAAPKSGDGIRIAVLGASGYTGAEIVRFLANHPQFHIKVMTADRKAGEQFGSVFPHLRTQDLPRLVAIKDADFSDVDAVFCCLPHGTTQEIIKSLPRHLKIVDLSADFRLRDINEYAEWYGHSHRAPELQEEAVYGLTELQRDDIRNARLVANPGCYPTSIQLPLVPLVKAKLIKLTNIIIDAKSGVSGAGRGAKEANLYTEIAEGIHAYGITSHRHVPEIEQGLTDAAESKVTISFTPHLMCMTRGMQSTIYVELASGVTPRDLYEHLKSTYEDEEFVKLLHGSSAPHTSHVKGSNYCFMNVYEDRIPGRAIIISVIDNLVKGASGQALQNLNLMMGLPENMGLQYPPLFP from the exons ATGGCGTTCACGACGCTCGGCAGCTGTGGGGCGGCTTCAGTGCGGTTGGTTCCCCAG AATAGAATCCTTGGATCTAATTCGAAGTCATTCACCGGTATCGTACTCAAGAAACCTCAGCAG GTTGGAGCCCTGCCCCTCCATGTGAGGGGATCCATTGCTTCTTCACCGCGGAAGCTTTTCTCCCCTAAGGCAGCAGCCCCTAAATCAGGGGATGGCATACGCATTGCAGTGCTAGGGGCCAGTGGTTATACTGGAGCTGAG ATTGTTCGGTTTCTAGCGAACCACCCTCAGTTCCATATAAAAGTGATGACTGCAGATAGAAAAGCTGGTGAGCAGTTTGGATCTGTATTTCCTCACTTGAGAACACAG GACCTGCCGAGATTGGTTGCAATAAAAGACGCTGACTTTTCAGACGTTGATGCTGTTTTTTGTTGCTTGCCACATGGCACAACACAG GAAATTATCAAAAGTTTACCCCGACACTTAAAGATCGTTGATCTCTCAGCG GACTTCCGACTACGTGACATCAATGAGTACGCTGAATGGTATGGCCATTCCCACAGGGCACCAGAACTACAG GAAGAGGCTGTGTATGGTTTAACTGAACTTCAACGAGATGACATAAGAAATGCACGTCTGGTAGCAAATCCTGGGTGTTATCCCACATCTATTCAACTTCCGCTTGTTCCTTTGGTAAAG GCAAAACTGATCAAGCTGACCAACATTATCATTGATGCAAAATCTGGGGTCAGTGGTGCAG GACGTGGGGCTAAGGAAGCAAATCTTTACACTGAAATCGCTGAGGGTATCCATGCTTATGGGATAACAAGCCATCGGCATG TTCCTGAGATTGAGCAAGGACTTACAGATGCTGCTGAATCAAAAGTTACTATCAGCTTTACTCCACATTTGATGTGTATG ACACGTGGGATGCAGTCTACTATATATGTTGAATTGGCATCTGGAGTTACTCCCAGGGATTTGTATGAACACCTGAAGTCTACTTACGAG GATGAAGAATTTGTCAAGCTGTTACATGGTAGCAGCGCTCCTCACACAAGCCATGTTAAGGGATCAAATTACTGCTTCATGAATGTCTATGAGGATAGAATTCCTGGAAGGGCCATCATCATCTCTGTC ATAGATAATCTCGTGAAGGGAGCATCTGGTCAGGCTTTGCaaaatcttaatctgatgatggGACTGCCTGAGAATATGGGGCTGCAATACCCGCCCCTGTTCCCTTGA
- the LOC136538283 gene encoding probable N-acetyl-gamma-glutamyl-phosphate reductase, chloroplastic isoform X1 yields the protein MAFTTLGSCGAASVRLVPQNRILGSNSKSFTGIVLKKPQQVGALPLHVRGSIASSPRKLFSPKAAAPKSGDGIRIAVLGASGYTGAEIVRFLANHPQFHIKVMTADRKAGEQFGSVFPHLRTQDLPRLVAIKDADFSDVDAVFCCLPHGTTQEIIKSLPRHLKIVDLSAVCSAHTIFTSLIWVRSRLLLINYCLQDFRLRDINEYAEWYGHSHRAPELQEEAVYGLTELQRDDIRNARLVANPGCYPTSIQLPLVPLVKAKLIKLTNIIIDAKSGVSGAGRGAKEANLYTEIAEGIHAYGITSHRHVPEIEQGLTDAAESKVTISFTPHLMCMTRGMQSTIYVELASGVTPRDLYEHLKSTYEDEEFVKLLHGSSAPHTSHVKGSNYCFMNVYEDRIPGRAIIISVIDNLVKGASGQALQNLNLMMGLPENMGLQYPPLFP from the exons ATGGCGTTCACGACGCTCGGCAGCTGTGGGGCGGCTTCAGTGCGGTTGGTTCCCCAG AATAGAATCCTTGGATCTAATTCGAAGTCATTCACCGGTATCGTACTCAAGAAACCTCAGCAG GTTGGAGCCCTGCCCCTCCATGTGAGGGGATCCATTGCTTCTTCACCGCGGAAGCTTTTCTCCCCTAAGGCAGCAGCCCCTAAATCAGGGGATGGCATACGCATTGCAGTGCTAGGGGCCAGTGGTTATACTGGAGCTGAG ATTGTTCGGTTTCTAGCGAACCACCCTCAGTTCCATATAAAAGTGATGACTGCAGATAGAAAAGCTGGTGAGCAGTTTGGATCTGTATTTCCTCACTTGAGAACACAG GACCTGCCGAGATTGGTTGCAATAAAAGACGCTGACTTTTCAGACGTTGATGCTGTTTTTTGTTGCTTGCCACATGGCACAACACAG GAAATTATCAAAAGTTTACCCCGACACTTAAAGATCGTTGATCTCTCAGCGGTATGCTCTGCACACACTATATTTACTTCTCTAATATGGGTACGATCTCGATTGTTGTTGATAAACTATTGCTTACAGGACTTCCGACTACGTGACATCAATGAGTACGCTGAATGGTATGGCCATTCCCACAGGGCACCAGAACTACAG GAAGAGGCTGTGTATGGTTTAACTGAACTTCAACGAGATGACATAAGAAATGCACGTCTGGTAGCAAATCCTGGGTGTTATCCCACATCTATTCAACTTCCGCTTGTTCCTTTGGTAAAG GCAAAACTGATCAAGCTGACCAACATTATCATTGATGCAAAATCTGGGGTCAGTGGTGCAG GACGTGGGGCTAAGGAAGCAAATCTTTACACTGAAATCGCTGAGGGTATCCATGCTTATGGGATAACAAGCCATCGGCATG TTCCTGAGATTGAGCAAGGACTTACAGATGCTGCTGAATCAAAAGTTACTATCAGCTTTACTCCACATTTGATGTGTATG ACACGTGGGATGCAGTCTACTATATATGTTGAATTGGCATCTGGAGTTACTCCCAGGGATTTGTATGAACACCTGAAGTCTACTTACGAG GATGAAGAATTTGTCAAGCTGTTACATGGTAGCAGCGCTCCTCACACAAGCCATGTTAAGGGATCAAATTACTGCTTCATGAATGTCTATGAGGATAGAATTCCTGGAAGGGCCATCATCATCTCTGTC ATAGATAATCTCGTGAAGGGAGCATCTGGTCAGGCTTTGCaaaatcttaatctgatgatggGACTGCCTGAGAATATGGGGCTGCAATACCCGCCCCTGTTCCCTTGA
- the LOC136538282 gene encoding transcription factor RSL2-like, translated as MQQHIQFIIQLQQTVDKPIMDNTWSGCCHHRSSPAMVIHSLVMITFESSATLGFPQPRHQYKSPPTAPHFFFTNHIKQHRASYHFYYPSHPILIKMESGGVIAEPSWSSLDVPLQAESEIMEQLLSTFPSNGEEDHQEFPWPIQASNSFYFHCNVSASTYSSTSSNGPGSFSLIMPSEHGGYYLSDSYAAPLHLNMVQDQGAALFMDSILNPSYGSCDSSCDDLGDSSMNLLDTIGTSDKRKHLEQGKLDGHTRSRKYAKKSDSKRAKKTMQRENGQSLSSCTFENDSIASQGSPVSDKPGGKTQADRRSATESQSLYARKRREDQ; from the exons ATGCAGCAGCATATACAATTTATCATCCAATTGCAACAGACAGTCGACAAGCCTATTATGG ACAACACCTGGAGCGGTTGCTGTCACCACAGATCATCCCCAGCCATGGTGATCCATTCTTTAGTGATGATTACATTTGAAAGTTCTGCAACTCTCGGGTTTCCTCAACCTCGTCATCAGTATAAATCACCTCCAACAGCCCCGCATTTTTTCTTCACCAACCACATCAAGCAGCATAGGGCCTCATATCACTTCTACTATCCTTCACATCCCATACTGATAAAAATGGAGTCTGGAGGAGTGATTGCAGAGCCAAGCTGGAGTTCGCTTGATGTACCATTGCAGGCCGAGTCGGAGATAATGGAACAGCTGCTTAGTACCTTCCCCTCCAATGGTGAGGAAGATCACCAAGAGTTTCCTTGGCCAATTCAAGCTTCCAATTCATTTTATTTCCATTGCAATGTTAGTGCAAGTACATATAGCTCCACGAGTAGCAATGGTCCTGGTAGTTTCAGCCTTATTATGCCATCTGAACATGGGGGCTACTATTTAAGTGATTCCTATGCTGCACCACTGCACTTAAACATGGTTCAGGACCAAGGTGCAGCTCTGTTCATGGATTCCATTCTTAACCCTTCTTACGGTAGCTGTGATTCAAGCTGTGATGATCTTGGGGATTCAAGCATGAATCTGCTCGATACCATTGGTACTTCTGACAAGAGAAAGCACCTGGAACAAGGCAAACTGGATGGCCACACAAGA AGTCGGAAATATGCAAAGAAGTCTGATTCTAAGAGGGCCAAGAAGACCATGCAACGGGAAAATGGACAAAGCTTGAGTTCCTGCACCTTTGAAAATGACTCAATTGCTTCTCAAGGAAGCCCTGTTTCTGATAAGCCGGGTGGCAAGACTCAAGCTGACCGCCGGTCAGCAACCGAGTCCCAGAGTCTCTACGCAAGG AAAAGGAGAGAGGATCAATGA
- the LOC136538283 gene encoding probable N-acetyl-gamma-glutamyl-phosphate reductase, chloroplastic isoform X2 produces MQQAQAQTMASAAGITSGQIQKNRILGSNSKSFTGIVLKKPQQVGALPLHVRGSIASSPRKLFSPKAAAPKSGDGIRIAVLGASGYTGAEIVRFLANHPQFHIKVMTADRKAGEQFGSVFPHLRTQDLPRLVAIKDADFSDVDAVFCCLPHGTTQEIIKSLPRHLKIVDLSADFRLRDINEYAEWYGHSHRAPELQEEAVYGLTELQRDDIRNARLVANPGCYPTSIQLPLVPLVKAKLIKLTNIIIDAKSGVSGAGRGAKEANLYTEIAEGIHAYGITSHRHVPEIEQGLTDAAESKVTISFTPHLMCMTRGMQSTIYVELASGVTPRDLYEHLKSTYEDEEFVKLLHGSSAPHTSHVKGSNYCFMNVYEDRIPGRAIIISVIDNLVKGASGQALQNLNLMMGLPENMGLQYPPLFP; encoded by the exons ATGCAGCAGGCGCAGGCGCAGACGATGGCCTCGGCCGCCGGAATCACCTCTGGGCAGATCCAAAAG AATAGAATCCTTGGATCTAATTCGAAGTCATTCACCGGTATCGTACTCAAGAAACCTCAGCAG GTTGGAGCCCTGCCCCTCCATGTGAGGGGATCCATTGCTTCTTCACCGCGGAAGCTTTTCTCCCCTAAGGCAGCAGCCCCTAAATCAGGGGATGGCATACGCATTGCAGTGCTAGGGGCCAGTGGTTATACTGGAGCTGAG ATTGTTCGGTTTCTAGCGAACCACCCTCAGTTCCATATAAAAGTGATGACTGCAGATAGAAAAGCTGGTGAGCAGTTTGGATCTGTATTTCCTCACTTGAGAACACAG GACCTGCCGAGATTGGTTGCAATAAAAGACGCTGACTTTTCAGACGTTGATGCTGTTTTTTGTTGCTTGCCACATGGCACAACACAG GAAATTATCAAAAGTTTACCCCGACACTTAAAGATCGTTGATCTCTCAGCG GACTTCCGACTACGTGACATCAATGAGTACGCTGAATGGTATGGCCATTCCCACAGGGCACCAGAACTACAG GAAGAGGCTGTGTATGGTTTAACTGAACTTCAACGAGATGACATAAGAAATGCACGTCTGGTAGCAAATCCTGGGTGTTATCCCACATCTATTCAACTTCCGCTTGTTCCTTTGGTAAAG GCAAAACTGATCAAGCTGACCAACATTATCATTGATGCAAAATCTGGGGTCAGTGGTGCAG GACGTGGGGCTAAGGAAGCAAATCTTTACACTGAAATCGCTGAGGGTATCCATGCTTATGGGATAACAAGCCATCGGCATG TTCCTGAGATTGAGCAAGGACTTACAGATGCTGCTGAATCAAAAGTTACTATCAGCTTTACTCCACATTTGATGTGTATG ACACGTGGGATGCAGTCTACTATATATGTTGAATTGGCATCTGGAGTTACTCCCAGGGATTTGTATGAACACCTGAAGTCTACTTACGAG GATGAAGAATTTGTCAAGCTGTTACATGGTAGCAGCGCTCCTCACACAAGCCATGTTAAGGGATCAAATTACTGCTTCATGAATGTCTATGAGGATAGAATTCCTGGAAGGGCCATCATCATCTCTGTC ATAGATAATCTCGTGAAGGGAGCATCTGGTCAGGCTTTGCaaaatcttaatctgatgatggGACTGCCTGAGAATATGGGGCTGCAATACCCGCCCCTGTTCCCTTGA